A stretch of the Leptospira bandrabouensis genome encodes the following:
- a CDS encoding KamA family radical SAM protein: protein MTWSDWKWQLQNRITTLGDLEEKLTLTEEERESFAPALAEFSFAVTPYYLERIDKKNPNCPIRKQIIPRAGELRKKPNEVEDPLAEERYMPVKGVTHRYPDRAIWYISHVCAVYCRFCTRKRKVSDPEETPNRSEWEKALEYFRGHTEVREVIMSGGDPLTLSDSSLDYLLGELKSIPHINQVRIHTRHPVTMPMRLTESLNEVFAKHFPLYMVTHFNHPNEISDETKMYVMRMIKTGFVSIFNQSVLLSGINDDEKILSELNYKLISIGIKPYYLHQCDEVFGSSDFVVPIERGIEIYRKLRGYHSGITIPNYVKDLTGGGGKVLLSPNYLQKKTPSGYLFQNYLGDEYEVGH, encoded by the coding sequence ATGACCTGGTCGGATTGGAAATGGCAATTACAAAACCGAATCACTACCCTTGGCGATTTGGAAGAAAAACTAACTCTAACAGAAGAAGAGAGGGAAAGTTTTGCCCCCGCACTTGCGGAATTTAGTTTTGCAGTCACTCCCTATTATTTGGAACGAATCGACAAAAAAAATCCCAACTGTCCCATTCGAAAACAAATCATCCCCCGAGCGGGAGAGCTTAGAAAAAAACCAAACGAAGTAGAAGATCCCCTAGCAGAAGAACGTTATATGCCGGTGAAAGGTGTCACCCATCGTTATCCAGACCGTGCGATTTGGTACATTTCTCATGTCTGTGCTGTGTATTGCCGATTTTGCACCAGGAAACGAAAGGTATCAGATCCGGAAGAAACTCCCAATCGAAGCGAATGGGAAAAGGCTCTCGAATACTTTCGCGGACATACAGAAGTAAGAGAGGTCATCATGTCCGGTGGAGATCCACTTACTTTATCCGATTCTTCTCTTGATTATCTTTTGGGGGAATTAAAGTCCATCCCTCATATCAACCAAGTAAGGATTCACACCCGCCACCCAGTCACTATGCCCATGCGACTGACAGAATCTTTAAACGAAGTTTTTGCCAAACATTTCCCTTTGTATATGGTCACTCATTTTAACCATCCGAATGAAATCTCAGATGAAACTAAAATGTATGTTATGCGAATGATAAAAACAGGTTTTGTATCTATTTTTAACCAATCTGTTTTATTATCAGGAATCAATGACGATGAAAAAATTTTGTCAGAACTCAACTACAAACTAATCAGTATAGGAATTAAACCTTATTACCTCCACCAATGTGATGAAGTATTTGGAAGTTCAGACTTTGTGGTACCTATTGAAAGAGGAATTGAAATCTATCGAAAACTTCGTGGTTATCATTCTGGAATCACAATTCCCAATTATGTAAAAGATCTTACTGGTGGTGGGGGAAAAGTGCTTCTCTCTCCTAACTATTTACAAAAGAAAACACCAAGTGGATATCTGTTTCAAAACTATTTAGGAGATGAATATGAAGTGGGACATTAA